In Paenacidovorax monticola, the genomic window CATGGCTGGGCCCGCGGGCTGCAGCGCACCTCATCCGGCATCCTGAGCGCGGAGCGCAAGGCGCTGATGCTGCTGATGGGGGGCGTGACCCTGCTGATCCTGCTCAACGTGGTCACGCGCTACACCGGCATGCCCATCTACTGGGTGGACGAGGCGGCCGTGTACCTGGTGGTGTGGCTGAGCTTCGTGGGCGCATCCGCCATGACGCGCCTGCGCCTGGACTTTGCCGTCACGCTGCTCACCGACATGCTGGGCCAGCGCGCGGCGCGGCACGTGAAGGCCGCTGCCACGGCCGGCGTGCTGTTCTTCGGCCTCGCCATGATCGCCCTGTGCTGGGTCTGGCTCGACCCCGTGGGCATTGCCAGGCACGGCTTCGACGCCAAGGCCTATGCGGAAGAAAGCTTCAACTTTCTCTACACCGAACGCACGCAGACGCTGAACTGGCCCATCTGGGTGGTGCAGCTCGTCATTCCGCTGTTCAGCCTGACCTTCACCGTGCATGCGGCAGCCAACCTGGTCGAGGACATGGGCCTGGTGCCCCGCGCCGCCATCAAAGGCTTCGACCTCGGCAACGCCGAGGAAACCGTCAACTGAAGCACAAGGCCCCAAAACCATGATTACCAGCCTGTTCTTCCTGGCCGTGATGTTTCTCGGCGTCCCCATCGGCGTGTGCCTGTGCCTGTCCGGCATGGTCTACATCCTCGACACCAATGCACCCGTGCTGTTCGAATCGTTCGCCTCGCAGATGTTCGGCGGCGTCGACAGCTACGGCCTCATCGCCATTCCGCTGTTCATCCTGATCGGCGAGATCATGGGCAGCGGCGGCATCACGCGCCGCCTGGTCGACATGGCCATGGCCTTCGTCGGCTCGGTGCGCGGCGGCCTGGCCTACGTCAACATCCTGGCCAACATGATGGTGTCGTCCATCATCGGCTCGGCCACGGCCCAGGTGGCCATCATGAGCAAGATCATGGTGCCCGAGATGGAAAAGCAGGGCTATGACAAGACCTTCGCCGCCGGCGTCACCGTCTACGGCGGCATGCTGGGCCCCATCATCCCGCCATCGGTCATGTTCGTGGTGTACGCCGTGCTGGCCCAGGTGGCCGTGGGCGACATGCTCACGGCGGGCATCCTGCCCGGCATCGTGCTCACGCTGCTGTTCTTCGTGGTGATCGCCATCATGGGCCTGATCTACAACTACCCGCGCAGCGAAAAGCGCAGCCTGCGGGAGCGGGCCCGCACCGCCATCACCGCGTCGCCCACGCTGCTCATTCCCATCGTGATCGTGGGCTCCATCCTGGGCGGCCTCGCGAACGCCACCGAGGCGGCGGCCGTGGGCGCCGTGGCCGCGGCCCTGGTGGGCCGCTACATCACACGCGAGTTCCGTTACAGCATGGTGCCCGCCATCCTGCTGCGCTCGGCCATCTATTCGGCCATCGTGCTGTTCCTGGTGGCGGCGGCCGCAGTGTTCTCGTGGCTGCTGATCTACGGCAAGGTGCCTCAGGCTGCGGCCGAATGGATCCAGACCGTGGCCAAGGACCCGGTGAGCTTCCTGCTCATCACCAACGTGATCCTGCTCGTGATCGGCACGGTGATCGACGGCATCCCCGGCCTCATCATGACCGTGCCCATCCTCCTGCCCATCGCCACCGACGTGTACCACATCGACCCGCGCCACTTCGGCGTGGTGGTGGTGGTCAACCTGGTGCTGGGCCTCATGTCGCCGCCGGTGGGGCTGTCCTTCTTCGTCGCCGCCGCCGTCACGGGCGCCAAGCCCGGGAAGATGTTCGTGGTCACCCTGCCCTTCTTCCTGATCTGCTGCGTGGCGCTCGTGCTGCTGTCGCTGTTTCCCAGTCTTTCCCTCGCCCTTCTCAACTGACCAAAGGCCATCACCATGACCCTGACCCGCCGCCACTTCGTCCAGGCCAGCGCCGCGCTTGCCGCTCCCGCCTTCATCGGCCAGGCCCGCGCCCAGGCCAAGGAATTCCGCCTGGGGCTCATCACCCCCGGAGGCCATTCATGGAACCGCGCCGCCGTGGCCTTCGGCGAGACGCTGAAGAAGGAAACCAACGGCAGGCTCTCGGCCACCGTGTTCCACTCGGGCCAGCTCGGCAACGAGGCCGCGATGATGCAGCAGCTGCAGACCGGCGCGCTCGACATGGGCTGGATCCAGGCCGCCGAGCTGGGCTCGCGCGTGCCCGGCATCGCCTCGATCAACGCGCCCTACCTCGTGCGCTCGACCACCGACGTGGCCAAGCTCGTGCGCCACGACGCCGCGCTCAAGCTGCTCGACCTGCTGCCGCGCGAAACCGGCACCATCGGCCTGGGCTGGGGCATCACTGGCATGCGCGTGGTGTTCTCGACCAAAGACATCGCCAGCGTCAAGGATGTGAAGGGCATGAAGCTGCGCATCAACCCCACGCCGGTGTACCGCGACTTCTACCAGCAGCTGGGCGCCGCGCCCACGCCCATCCCCACGCCGCAGGTGTTCGACGCCATGGCCAACGGCCAGGTGGATGGGCTGGAGGCCGACATCGAGTTCTCGTGGAACCAGCGCTTCGACAAGGTGGCCAAGGCCATGCTGCAGATGAACGCGCTCTTCATGCCCTTCGCGCCGCTGGTCTCCGGCCGCGTGTGGCAGAAGATCGACGCCAAGGACAAGGAGCTGATCCGGGGCCTCGTGCGCCAATCGCTGGACGCGCAGATCAGGGACATCGTCACCACCGAGCTGGGCCTGATCGAGAAGTTCAAGGCAGCGCCCTTCCCCATCCGGACCGAGCCCCATCTCGATGTGGCGGCCCTGGCGCGCGACTTCGACAAGCTCTGGCTGCCCAAGGCCCCGCAGATCGCCGAACTGCGCAAGGTCGGCGCATCGCTCTAGCCACGGCGCATCGCCTCCCCGGGGGGCGATGCTTCTCCACAGGACAGACCTCCTCCATGAACCCGCCTTCGTCCCCCGCCCCCTGCGCCGATACCGTGCGCCTGCCCGCCGAGGAACTGCTGGCCCTGGCCCGCCGCGTGTTCCAGCGCCTGGGCCTGTCCACGGCCCACGCCGAGGCCATGGCGCGCACGATGGTGGCCGGGCAGCGCGACGAATGCCCGTCGCACGGCGTGTACCGCATCCTCTCCTGCGCCCACACCTTGCAGGCCGGCAAGGTCGATCCGCGGGCGGAGCCCGTGCTCGACGCCACCGAGGGGCAGTGGTCCGGGTGGACGCGCGCTACGGTTTTTCGCCGCTGGCGTTCGAGCGGGGCCTGCCCGCGCTCGTCGCCGCCACGCGCCGGCACGGCGTGGGCGCGCTGGTCCTGCGGCACTGCTTCCACTTCTCGGCGCTCTGGCCCGAGGTCGAGGCCGTCACCAGCCATGGCCTGGCCGCGCTGGCACTCACGCCCAGCCACGCCTGGGTGGCCCCTCTGGCGGGCATGCGCCGGTGTTCGGCACCAACCCCATCGCCTTCGGCTGGCCCCGGCCGGGCCCCCATCCCTTCGTGTTCGACTTCGCCACCAGCGCCATCGCCCGGGGCGACCTGGAACTCCACCGGCGCGCGGGCACGCCGCTGCCCCGGGTTGCGGCGTGGACGCGCAGGGCCAGCCCAGCACCGACCCGTGGGCCGTGGCCCAGGGCGCCATGCTGGCCTTTGGCGGGCACAAGGGCTCGGCGCTGTCGGCCATGGTCGAACTCATGGCCGGTGCGCTGATCGGGGACTGGATGAGCCCGGAGTCGCTGGCCTTCGACGCGGGAGCGGGCGCCACGCCCTGCCATGGCGAACTGATCCTGGCCTTCGACCCGGAGCGCCTGTCCGGCGGTGGCGCGGCGGCGCACCAGCAGCGCGCCGAACAGCTGTTCCAGGCCATCACCGGCCAGGGCGCGCGCCTGCCCTCCCAGCGCCGCTTCGAGGCCCGCGCGCGCAGCCTCACAGAGGGCATTGCCGTGCCTAAGGCGCTGCACGAGGAGATCCTCGCTCTGGCCGCCTGAGCGACGACCGCGCCAGAAGTGCATAACATTACCCCCGAGGCGGCACCATTCCGCCCGTTTTTCCCGCAATGAGCCTTCACACAGACACCCCCTCCCCGCCCACGCGCCCAAGCGGCGCGCCGCCGATGTGGCCTACGACGCCATCGAGACGCTCATCTCCACGCTGGAGATGCGGCCCGGCAGCCCCGTGGTGGAGGCCGAGATCGCCGAGCGCACGGGCCTGGGCCGCACTCCCGTGCGCGAGGCGCTGCTGCGCATGGTGTCCATCGGGCTGATCGAGCAGCAGCCCCGGCGCGGGCTGCTCGTGTCCAACATCGACCTGGCCGACCACCTGGACGTCATCCAGACCCGGCGCGTGCTCGAGTGCCTGATCGCCGCCTGCTCGGCGCGGCGCGCCACGGCGGCACTGCGCCAGGAGATCCTGCGCTGCGCCGAGAACATGCGCCTGGCGGCCAGCAAGGGCCTGATCGACGAATACATGCGGGCCGACCACGAGCTGGACCTGGCCAACCACCAGGCCAGCCGCAACCATTCCGCCGTCAAGTGCGTGGTGCCGCTCATCGTGCAGTGCCGCCGCTTCTGGTACGCCTACCAGCACGAGGGCGAGCTCGCCGAGGGCGCCCGCGCGCACATGGCGCTGGCCGAAGGCATCGCCACCGGTGACGAAGCCGCCGCCGCGGCCGGCGCCAACCAGCTCATGGACTACCTGGAGCGGTTTGCGCGGCGCATCATCGACCAATAGGATTCAGCCTTCGGCCGCGCGCACGCCACGGCCCCCTTCACCCACCACCGTTCCGGAAGCCTCCCATGGACATGAAGACCTCTCCCCTCTCGCTGCTCAAGGACCCGAGCCTGCTCAAGACCGATGCCCTCGTGAACGGGCAATGGGTCGCGGGCGCCGGCCGCTTCGCCGTGCACGACCCCGCCACGGGCCTCAAGCTCGCCGACGTGGCCAACCTCGGCCCGCAGGACGCCGAAGCCGCCATTGCCGCCGCCAATGCCGCCTGGCCGGCCTGGCGCGCCAAGACCGCCAAGGAGCGCAGCATCATCCTGCGCAAGTGGTACGACCTGCTGATGGCCCACCAGGACGACCTGGGCCGCATCATGACCGCCGAGCAGGGCAAGCCCCTGCCCGAGGCCAAGGGCGAAGTGGCCTATGGCGCGAGCTTCGTCGAGTGGTTCGCCGAGGAGGCCAAGCGCGTCAACGGCGAAACGCTGCCGCAGTTCGACAACAACCGCCGCCTGCTCGTGCTCAAGCAGCCCATCGGCGTATGCGCGGCCATCACGCCGTGGAACTTCCCGCTCGCCATGATCACGCGCAAGGTCGCGCCCGCCCTCGCGGCCGGCTGCCCCGTGGTCATCAAGCCGGCCGAGCTCACCCCGCTCACGGCGCTGGCCGCCGCAGAGCTGGCGGTGCGCGCGGGCATCCCGGCCGGGGTGCTGAACATCCTGAGCGCCGACAGCGCCAACTCCATCGCCATCGGCAAGGTGCTGTGTGCCAGCGACGTGGTGCGCCACATCAGCTTCACGGGCAGCACGGAGGTGGGCCGCATCCTCATGGCGCAGTCGGCCCCCACGGTGAAGAAGATGTCGCTCGAGCTGGGCGGCAACGCGCCCTTCATCGTGTTCGACGACGCCGACATCGACTCCGCCGTCGAGGGCGCCTTCGCCAGCAAGTACCGCAACGCGGGCCAGACCTGCGTGTGCACCAACCGCTTCTACGTGCAGGAAGGCGTGTACGACGCGTTCGTCGCCAAGTTCGCGGCCAAGGTCAAGACGGCCAAGGTCGGCAACGGCTTCGAGGACGGCGTGAGCCAGGGCCCGCTGATCGAAGAGGCCGCGATCGAGAAGGTGCAGCGCCATGTGCAAGACGCCGTGGCCAAGGGCGGCCAGATCGTCGCGGGCGGCCAGCGCCTCGCGGCCCTGGGCAGCGGCCAGTTCTTCGAGCCCACGGTGGTCGCGGGCGCCACGCCCGACATGCTGTGCGCGCGCGAGGAGACCTTCGGCCCCTTCGCGCCCGTGTTCAAGTTCAAGACCGAAGCGGAAGCCATCGCCGCGGCCAACGCCACCGAGTTCGGCCTTGCAAGCTACTTCTACAGCCGCGACGTGGGCCGCATCTTCCGCGTGAGCGAGGCGCTCGAATACGGCATGGTGGGCATCAACGTGGGCATCCTGGCCACCGAGCATGTGCCTTTCGGCGGCGTGAAGCAGTCCGGCCTGGGCCGCGAAGGCTCGCACCACAGCATGGACGACTACGTGGAGATCAAGTACCTCTGCGTGGGCGACGTGCTGAAGTAAGCCGCCCCGCGCGGGCATGGGCCGCCCGCCATGCAGCCCGCGCAACAAATCCTCACAGGGCTTGCGAATGGATGCCGCCGCGGCCATGCCGTGGTGCGCCCATTCCACGGGGCCTGCGCTCCGCCCCTGTTCGCGGCCCTCCCCAAAACCAGGGATGGCGCCCACCCCGCGCGAGGCGGAGCATCGGGCCAGCGGACGATCCCAGGCGGGCCGGCGGCGGCCCCGCCACCTATCACCGATTCGGCGCCATGGGCGCGTCCGGGGCACAGCCCAGGAGGACGACATGGCCATCAACGAAGACAAACTCAACGAGTTCATGGCGCGCTTCGTCGGCGACATCGGTGCCGTGATGCACGCCGCCACCGTCGCGGTGGGTGACCAGCTGGGCCTGTACAAGGCCCTGGCCGAAGGCCCCGCCACCGCCGAGGAGCTTGCCCGGCGCACCCAGACCGACGCGCGCTACCTGCGCGAATGGCTCTCGGCCCAGGCGGCCAGCGGCTATGTGCAGTACGACCCGGCCAGCCAGCGCTTCTCGATGACCGAGGAGCAGGCCTTCGCGCTGGCCCAGGAAGGCAGTCCGGCCTTCATCGCAGGGGCCTTCCAGATCGCGGTCGCGCAGTTCAAGGCCATTCCCAAGATGGCGCAGGCCATGCGCACCGGGCTCGGCCTGGGCTGGCATGAGCACGATCCGTCCCTGTTCCAGGGCACCGAACGCTTCTTCCGCCCCGGCTACGCGGCCAACCTCGTGAGCCAGTGGATTCCCGCGCTCGACGGCATGGAGTCCATGCTGCAGCGCGGCGCCCGCGTGGCCGATGTGGGCTGCGGCCACGGCGCCTCCACGGTGTTGCTGGCGCAGGCCTACCCGGCGTCGAGCTTCGTGGGCTTCGACTACCACGCACCGTCCATCAATCAGGCGCGTGCGGCCGCCCAGGCGGCGGGCCTGGGCGAGCGCGTCCGCTTCGACGTGGCCAGCGCCAAGGACTTTCCGGGCGAAGGCTACGACATGGTCGCCATGTTCGACTGCCTGCACGACATGGGCGACCCGGTGGGCGCCTCGGCCCACGTCAAGCGCAGCCTCAAGCCCGATGGCACCTGGCTGATCGTCGAGCCCTTCGCCAACGACCGGCTCGAGGACAACCTCAACCCCGTGGGCCGCGTGTTCTATTCGGCCTCCACCTTCATCTGCACGCCCGCGTCGCGGTCGCAGGAGGTAGGCCTGTGCCTGGGCGCGCAGGCCGGCGAGGAGCGCATGCGCCAGGTGGTGACCGAAGGCGGCTTCACGCGCTTTCGCCGCGCGGCCCAGACGCCCTTCAACCTCGTCTACGAGGCCCGTCCCTGAAAGAAAAGGAGCACACCATGACACGCCAGTACATCGACTGCCGGGAGTACCCGAGCGACACGCACTGCAGCGTCGCCATCAGCGCCGACACCCCCAAGGAATTGCTGGAGGCCGCCGTGCAGCATGCCGTTACGGTGCATGGCCACGAGGACACGCCCGAGTTGCGGCACCAGTTGGTCAGCCTGTTCAAGCCGGGCACACCGCCCATGGAGATGCCTGCCGCCAGGACGCTGTAAGTTTGCTACATTAAAAATAGCAACCAGCGCTTGCCATACAAGCGCCAGAGCCCGAAGCCTCTTATAGCCTGGCCCTGGCGCGAATGCCCAGGCCCACGGCCGCGAGCACCGCCACGGCGAACACCCAGCCCGACAGCGCCCCGGCGATGCTGCCCGACAGCAGCGTGCCGATGGTGCAGCCCAGGCCCGTCATCGCCCCCCAGCCCAGCAGCACGCCGCCGCCCAGGCCGCGCGCCGCATCGCGCAGCGTAGGCCGGCGCGGCGCGAACTGGCAGCTTGCCAGCGCCGCCACGAAGGCCCCCGCCACCAGCCCCGCAAGCAGCAGCGCATGGGGTGTGAGCCCGTTGGCCTGAGGCGCCGTGGCGCAGCCCGCGAAGCCGTCGAGCCCGTGCAGCCGCTCGGGAATCCAGCCCTGCCCCTGCGCCAGCGCGCGCGCCGCGCTGCCCAGCGTGGTGGTCACGCCCAGCGGCCGCATGCGCACCGTCACCAAGGCCGCGATCAGGCCCACGGCCAGGCCGCCCACCCAGTAGGGCCAACGCCCCGTCCACAGCCCGCGCCACACGGCCGCGAGCGGCGGCACGCCGAATGCAGCCGGCGCATCGCCCTGGCTGCGCGCGAAACCGCGCCACAGCCAGGCCGCCGCCAGCGCCAGCACCGCGAGCTGCAGCGCCAGCGCACCCGCATAGCCCAGGTGCGCGGGCAGCCAGACCACGGGCGCATCGGCCACGGCCAGGCTGTAGAGCGGGTTCCAGGTCCAGAACCCCAGCCCGAAGCCCAGGGCCGCGCCGAGCAGCGCGAACGGCGCCACGGGCGAGCCCTCTGCCAGCCGGTACCAGTGCGCGCTGATGCACGAGCCCGACACCACCATGCCCGCGCCGAATGCCAGCCCGGCAGCCACCAGCACCCAGCTCACGGGGCCCACATGCATGTCGGGCGGCAGCAGCCCCGGCCGGGGTGCGGGCACCCAGCTGCCCAGCACCACGAAGGTGGCCGCGCTGCCCACCGCGAGCGCAAGCACGATGGCCAGCAGCCCGCGCGGGTCGCGCGCCTCGAACCAGTCGCGCGCATGGCAGTAGAAGCAAAAGCGCGTGCGCTGCAGCACCAGCCCCAGCACCCCGCCCACCACCAGCGCGAACACCAGCGTGCGCCCGCCCTCGCGCGCGAGCAGCCAGGGCGGCAGCAGCCCCCACGCACCCGCCAGCACCAGCACGGCCATGGCCGGCTGAACCCATTCCCTGCATTGCAACGCCATGCATTCCTCGGCAAAAAAAGAGGCCCGCACGAAGCGGGCCCAAAGGAGACTACCTCAATAGAAGCCGACAAAAACGGGCCTGCGGCAATCACGGGGGCAGGCCCACGCCCCGCATCACTTGGCAGCCCAGACCGTGCCTGCCGGGTTGTTGATGGGCACGCCCACGGCGTTGCCGTATTCGGTCCATGAGCCGTCGTAGTTCTTGACCTGGTAGCCCAGAATCCTGGACAGCGCGAACCAGCTGTGGCTGGAG contains:
- a CDS encoding TRAP transporter small permease yields the protein MQTSTTDNQETSRHGWARGLQRTSSGILSAERKALMLLMGGVTLLILLNVVTRYTGMPIYWVDEAAVYLVVWLSFVGASAMTRLRLDFAVTLLTDMLGQRAARHVKAAATAGVLFFGLAMIALCWVWLDPVGIARHGFDAKAYAEESFNFLYTERTQTLNWPIWVVQLVIPLFSLTFTVHAAANLVEDMGLVPRAAIKGFDLGNAEETVN
- a CDS encoding TRAP transporter large permease, which gives rise to MITSLFFLAVMFLGVPIGVCLCLSGMVYILDTNAPVLFESFASQMFGGVDSYGLIAIPLFILIGEIMGSGGITRRLVDMAMAFVGSVRGGLAYVNILANMMVSSIIGSATAQVAIMSKIMVPEMEKQGYDKTFAAGVTVYGGMLGPIIPPSVMFVVYAVLAQVAVGDMLTAGILPGIVLTLLFFVVIAIMGLIYNYPRSEKRSLRERARTAITASPTLLIPIVIVGSILGGLANATEAAAVGAVAAALVGRYITREFRYSMVPAILLRSAIYSAIVLFLVAAAAVFSWLLIYGKVPQAAAEWIQTVAKDPVSFLLITNVILLVIGTVIDGIPGLIMTVPILLPIATDVYHIDPRHFGVVVVVNLVLGLMSPPVGLSFFVAAAVTGAKPGKMFVVTLPFFLICCVALVLLSLFPSLSLALLN
- a CDS encoding TRAP transporter substrate-binding protein: MTLTRRHFVQASAALAAPAFIGQARAQAKEFRLGLITPGGHSWNRAAVAFGETLKKETNGRLSATVFHSGQLGNEAAMMQQLQTGALDMGWIQAAELGSRVPGIASINAPYLVRSTTDVAKLVRHDAALKLLDLLPRETGTIGLGWGITGMRVVFSTKDIASVKDVKGMKLRINPTPVYRDFYQQLGAAPTPIPTPQVFDAMANGQVDGLEADIEFSWNQRFDKVAKAMLQMNALFMPFAPLVSGRVWQKIDAKDKELIRGLVRQSLDAQIRDIVTTELGLIEKFKAAPFPIRTEPHLDVAALARDFDKLWLPKAPQIAELRKVGASL
- a CDS encoding GntR family transcriptional regulator encodes the protein MAYDAIETLISTLEMRPGSPVVEAEIAERTGLGRTPVREALLRMVSIGLIEQQPRRGLLVSNIDLADHLDVIQTRRVLECLIAACSARRATAALRQEILRCAENMRLAASKGLIDEYMRADHELDLANHQASRNHSAVKCVVPLIVQCRRFWYAYQHEGELAEGARAHMALAEGIATGDEAAAAAGANQLMDYLERFARRIIDQ
- a CDS encoding NAD-dependent succinate-semialdehyde dehydrogenase; this translates as MDMKTSPLSLLKDPSLLKTDALVNGQWVAGAGRFAVHDPATGLKLADVANLGPQDAEAAIAAANAAWPAWRAKTAKERSIILRKWYDLLMAHQDDLGRIMTAEQGKPLPEAKGEVAYGASFVEWFAEEAKRVNGETLPQFDNNRRLLVLKQPIGVCAAITPWNFPLAMITRKVAPALAAGCPVVIKPAELTPLTALAAAELAVRAGIPAGVLNILSADSANSIAIGKVLCASDVVRHISFTGSTEVGRILMAQSAPTVKKMSLELGGNAPFIVFDDADIDSAVEGAFASKYRNAGQTCVCTNRFYVQEGVYDAFVAKFAAKVKTAKVGNGFEDGVSQGPLIEEAAIEKVQRHVQDAVAKGGQIVAGGQRLAALGSGQFFEPTVVAGATPDMLCAREETFGPFAPVFKFKTEAEAIAAANATEFGLASYFYSRDVGRIFRVSEALEYGMVGINVGILATEHVPFGGVKQSGLGREGSHHSMDDYVEIKYLCVGDVLK
- a CDS encoding class I SAM-dependent methyltransferase, with translation MAINEDKLNEFMARFVGDIGAVMHAATVAVGDQLGLYKALAEGPATAEELARRTQTDARYLREWLSAQAASGYVQYDPASQRFSMTEEQAFALAQEGSPAFIAGAFQIAVAQFKAIPKMAQAMRTGLGLGWHEHDPSLFQGTERFFRPGYAANLVSQWIPALDGMESMLQRGARVADVGCGHGASTVLLAQAYPASSFVGFDYHAPSINQARAAAQAAGLGERVRFDVASAKDFPGEGYDMVAMFDCLHDMGDPVGASAHVKRSLKPDGTWLIVEPFANDRLEDNLNPVGRVFYSASTFICTPASRSQEVGLCLGAQAGEERMRQVVTEGGFTRFRRAAQTPFNLVYEARP
- a CDS encoding DUF1059 domain-containing protein, with translation MTRQYIDCREYPSDTHCSVAISADTPKELLEAAVQHAVTVHGHEDTPELRHQLVSLFKPGTPPMEMPAARTL
- a CDS encoding YeeE/YedE family protein, with the protein product MAVLVLAGAWGLLPPWLLAREGGRTLVFALVVGGVLGLVLQRTRFCFYCHARDWFEARDPRGLLAIVLALAVGSAATFVVLGSWVPAPRPGLLPPDMHVGPVSWVLVAAGLAFGAGMVVSGSCISAHWYRLAEGSPVAPFALLGAALGFGLGFWTWNPLYSLAVADAPVVWLPAHLGYAGALALQLAVLALAAAWLWRGFARSQGDAPAAFGVPPLAAVWRGLWTGRWPYWVGGLAVGLIAALVTVRMRPLGVTTTLGSAARALAQGQGWIPERLHGLDGFAGCATAPQANGLTPHALLLAGLVAGAFVAALASCQFAPRRPTLRDAARGLGGGVLLGWGAMTGLGCTIGTLLSGSIAGALSGWVFAVAVLAAVGLGIRARARL